The following coding sequences lie in one Arachis hypogaea cultivar Tifrunner chromosome 9, arahy.Tifrunner.gnm2.J5K5, whole genome shotgun sequence genomic window:
- the LOC112710773 gene encoding uncharacterized protein isoform X1, producing the protein MEWGGRHNIAGVKRKREGSTGNASDEGAGKKGGQPWNSNSESNNGSKASRSDQEWHKGIAWTKDEHRSLLRGRTMGRWLKDQKERKKQEIRTYNAQLHAAVSVASIAAAVAAIAALIECTL; encoded by the exons ATGGAGTGGGGTGGTAGGCATAATATAGCTGGAGTGAAACGAAAGAGAG AAGGCTCAACAGGAAATGCTAGTGATGAAGGAGCTGGCAAGAAGGGTGGCCAACCTTGGAATTCGAACAGCGAGTCTAATAATGGATCTAAGGCTTCAAGATCAGATCAGGAATGGCATAAGGGTATTGCTTGGACAAAAGATGAACACAG GAGTTTGTTGAGAGGAAGGACAATGGGAAGATGGCTGAAGGATCAAAAGGAGAGGAAAAAGCAGGAAATTAGGACTTATAATGCTCAGTTGCATGCTGCAGTATCCGTGGCAAGCATAGCTGCTGCCGTTGCGGCCATTGCAGCTTTAATAGAGTGTACATTATAG
- the LOC112710773 gene encoding uncharacterized protein isoform X2 → MEWGGRHNIAGVKRKRGSTGNASDEGAGKKGGQPWNSNSESNNGSKASRSDQEWHKGIAWTKDEHRSLLRGRTMGRWLKDQKERKKQEIRTYNAQLHAAVSVASIAAAVAAIAALIECTL, encoded by the exons ATGGAGTGGGGTGGTAGGCATAATATAGCTGGAGTGAAACGAAAGAGAG GCTCAACAGGAAATGCTAGTGATGAAGGAGCTGGCAAGAAGGGTGGCCAACCTTGGAATTCGAACAGCGAGTCTAATAATGGATCTAAGGCTTCAAGATCAGATCAGGAATGGCATAAGGGTATTGCTTGGACAAAAGATGAACACAG GAGTTTGTTGAGAGGAAGGACAATGGGAAGATGGCTGAAGGATCAAAAGGAGAGGAAAAAGCAGGAAATTAGGACTTATAATGCTCAGTTGCATGCTGCAGTATCCGTGGCAAGCATAGCTGCTGCCGTTGCGGCCATTGCAGCTTTAATAGAGTGTACATTATAG